From Acidobacteriota bacterium:
GAAAAGAAAGTCATCCTTGACTCAATCCAGCCACTCTGAGGTATAATGAAAATTCAGCGTCACTTCGCTCCGACAGGTGGCCACTTTCAATCAGAATCAGTGGCCAGATTCATCGGAATATGCATTTCACCTTCTACTACAAAAATCTGCTGTTTTGCATAGAATGAAATTGCCTTTAGAAATTCTTTTGGTTTTTTGTCAATCATCTCTCGAAATCTATCCATTGTATCAGGTGAAGCACTGTAAAAACCCATACCATAACGGTAGGAATCTGGAGAAATTTCAAAGAAATAAGCTGGTGCATCCTTCCAATCCTTGTTTGGTCTTTTAAAGACAATCCACGACCACACCCGGTATCTTGCGAATTGCTTGCACTACTTTACGGGGTTGTTTTGTAGTGATGAAGACATAGGCCCAAACTTTCATCGTCCTCCCTCCTTCTTAGTTAGGTATGTTGCTTACTGTGCCCAGCATACAACCTTTTGTTAACGTGCGGCCCATCCACCGTCAACAGTTACTATAGAACCTGTCATATAAGACGAATCGTCAGAAGCTAGAAAAGCAATGACAGCAGCAATTTCTTGTGGCTTTGCCAAACGTTTCAGCAATGTTTTCTCAACAATATTGCGCCGTTCTTCTTCAGGATTTGTTGAGCTTTGAATAATCGATTCCAGAAGGGGAGTAGAAACGGGACCTGGACAAACGCAGTTCACACGAATGCCCTCGACAGCATGGTCAATCGCCATTGCTTTAGTTAATTGTACAACTCCACCTTTTGAAGCACAATAAGCTGCAATTTCTGATCCGCCAACTAAGCCGAGCTCGGAAGCCACATTGATGATAACGCCACCGCCTTTTTGCTTCATAACCGGTATAGCTGCTCTGCAGCAAAGAAAGACACCTTTCAGATTTACACCTATCAACCGATCCCATTCTGCTTCTGTGGTCTCAGTAACTTTTTTGACAAGTCCTATTCCCGCATTATTTACCAAAACATCCAAGCGGCCATAGGTTTCAACAGTCTTCTCAATCAATGTATTTACCTGGTTCTCGTTGCTGACATCTATCTGGACAAAGATTGCTTCTCCCCTCTGCTTAGTTATATCTCGGACTTCTTGGGAAGCATCCATGATGTCAGCCACAACAACTTTGGCTTCCTCGGCAGCAAAGCGGTTGGCAGTTGCCAAACCGATACCGGATTTTGCCCCTGTAATTATTGTAACTTTATTTTTCAGTCTCATGAAAATTTCTCCTTTAACATTCCTATATTATCCATGACTACTATGCTTCATTGCTACCACAAGCGCATCAACTAATTGTCTGGCATGCAATCCGATTCCGTGTCACCTTTTCTTCCCTTGTAGTAACAGATATATGCTACGTCAGCACTCGCTTCAACCTCGAACGAGCTCTTCGGAGGCACAATGTATTTCTCGTTACGCTTTACTGTTTTCCAATCTTCGCCGGGGAGTTTGACTCTCAGACTCCCTGTGATGATAGTGACGTGCTCTTCTCCAGATTCGTGCAATCATAATGGCTCCCATTTTTGCTTTTTGATTTTAAGTGGTTGGCGAACTCCCGGATATTTCACATTTTCTTCACGGCTTGAACCATAAAGTGAATAGATCTTTCTATCAGCAAGTGATTTAGCTTCCGTGTAAACACAAGCCTGTTGTAGATCCATCTCCTTAAGTCGCATCAAAGACAGACCGAGAAGATATTTACCCAAACCTTTGCGCTGGTGCTCAGGCAACACACAAATTCCTGTGAGCAGATTCTGACTTGTCCAGTGAGACTTGGCTATCCCAGATACTGCTACAATTTGATCACCAAACTCTGCAATAATGTAATCAACATCCGGTTTTCCTATAGTGCTATGGATTCGGTCAGTCATTCTTTTGCGGATTCCTTCCATTAATGGCAACCAAATCAGATCCGAAGAATATGCTGCAAGTACTACCTCCAACACTTTATCTAACTCATCAACGGAAGCAGAACGAAATTTGTATTGTTCTGGTGGTTTGATGTCTACCTGAAGATCATTTAAATTCCAAGTAAACCGCACCCAGATAGTGTTCGATGGTTTCTCGCTCATAACCGAATTCCCTTCCTTTCCAAACTTGTTAATTCCATTTATTCTTCAATCGCCTGCATATATATGTTTAAACATGATGATATTATCGTTATAGAGGACAGTCATGAAATTTATCTTCATTCATCGATCTTATTCTCATCTTGCACGGGCAGTGATCGTCTCCAATCCGTGGCCATGAGGGCTTGTTTCCCTTCTCCTTAGAAGATAAGCGAAGAGAAATCCAATAAAACCAAGGGATGAGAAAATCCACATCCCCAGTGCATATCCTCCGGGATTCTGAACACTTGCACCTGAAAAATCATTTGCCCAGCCAATGAGCAGGTTAAAGCCTGCCAGGCCAATGTTCTGGATCATCGTCATGAGACCATAGGCAGTTCCAAGTTTTGCTTGATTAATAATGTATGCTACTGATGGCCACATGACCGCAGGGATAAGCGAGAAGGCAATTCCCATCATTGCCATGGGAACATACAAAGAGAGCTGAGTATAGGTCATCGTCAGGTATACAGGGATGATCAAGAATGATCCAAACATCATA
This genomic window contains:
- a CDS encoding pyrimidine/purine nucleoside phosphorylase encodes the protein MHESGEEHVTIITGSLRVKLPGEDWKTVKRNEKYIVPPKSSFEVEASADVAYICYYKGRKGDTESDCMPDN
- a CDS encoding glucose 1-dehydrogenase, producing the protein MRLKNKVTIITGAKSGIGLATANRFAAEEAKVVVADIMDASQEVRDITKQRGEAIFVQIDVSNENQVNTLIEKTVETYGRLDVLVNNAGIGLVKKVTETTEAEWDRLIGVNLKGVFLCCRAAIPVMKQKGGGVIINVASELGLVGGSEIAAYCASKGGVVQLTKAMAIDHAVEGIRVNCVCPGPVSTPLLESIIQSSTNPEEERRNIVEKTLLKRLAKPQEIAAVIAFLASDDSSYMTGSIVTVDGGWAAR
- a CDS encoding DUF2461 family protein, which translates into the protein MWSWIVFKRPNKDWKDAPAYFFEISPDSYRYGMGFYSASPDTMDRFREMIDKKPKEFLKAISFYAKQQIFVVEGEMHIPMNLATDSD
- a CDS encoding GNAT family N-acetyltransferase; translated protein: MSEKPSNTIWVRFTWNLNDLQVDIKPPEQYKFRSASVDELDKVLEVVLAAYSSDLIWLPLMEGIRKRMTDRIHSTIGKPDVDYIIAEFGDQIVAVSGIAKSHWTSQNLLTGICVLPEHQRKGLGKYLLGLSLMRLKEMDLQQACVYTEAKSLADRKIYSLYGSSREENVKYPGVRQPLKIKKQKWEPL